In the genome of Stigmatopora nigra isolate UIUO_SnigA chromosome 7, RoL_Snig_1.1, whole genome shotgun sequence, the window GCCCCGCCCACTCCTCATTTGCATGATAGCTTAGTTCACCTTTTCTcccaaaatattcataaaaaccTCCATACCTCATCCAATTCCTTCAAATTGAACAAACCCTGCATGCTTTTTCCACATTTCCCTCACAAATCCACCCAACTAACATCCCAGTCCAGTCTGCTCCGGCACCCTTCCGATGAACAAACCCGAAAATGACCTCGACAAAAAACATCTCGCCGTGAAGTGGACTCAAACCCATCAACAAAGTCTTCTCAAAAACGCCCAACATGTAGGACCACCCCCTATGGACACTTCCAGACTCTTACCACATTACCACACATTGTGAACTTAAGCTCCGCCCCCAAAAGGACAGACAGACTCGAACCCACGTCATGACCGCGGCCCGTGTCAAACGACGTTTCAGTGCTGCGGTAGATGGGCCGGTAGAGGATGAGGAGGTCATGAAGTTGGCGCAAAGTGCGGCCGAGATCGCCGGCGGGGGGACGCCACCGACCCGACACGTCGATGGCTCCGCCCCCGGCGAAGCGCGGAGGCTGAGTGTGACGGAGGGAGAAAGTGGAGAGGGCGCCAGGGCGTTGTGCTCAGACCTGAAGAGGGGAAAAGGTTGTAGTGTAGGAGGAAGAGGAGTttcctcttcgtcctcctccaccaccgccGGACGCCGGCGCCGCCGACCCCGAAAACGCTTTGTGGACAAGGACGGGCGCTGCAACGTGGCCTTGGTCAACATGAGCCAGAGGGGTCGGCGCTACTTAAGCGACCTCTTCACCACTTGCGTGGACATCCGTTGGCGTTGGATGTTGGTCATCTTCACCCTCTCCTTTCTCCTCTCCTGGTCGCTCTTCGGATTGGCCTTCTGGCTCATCGCCTCCGCGCACGGCGACCTATCGTCCGGTCGACccgaagaggaagaggaggagccatGTTTCTTACAAGTCGACGGCTTCCTGGCCGCCTTCCTCTTCTCCCTGGAGACGCAGACGTCTATTGGTTATGGATTCAGAAGCGTGACTGAACGCTGCCCCCTGGCGGTGGCGGCTGTCGTTTTGCAGTGCATCGTGGGCTGTATTATCGACGCCTTCATCATCGGGGCGGTTATGGCCAAGATGGCTAAGCCCAAGAAGCGCAATCAAACGTTGGTTTTCTCCGAAACGGCTGTGGTGGCTCTCAGGGATGGGAAACTTTGCATGATGTGGAGAGTTGGGAATCTACGAAAAAGTCATCTGGTTGAGGCTCATGTAAGGGCGCAACTGCTAAAGGTGAGCCATGATCGTGATTTTGATATAGTATAtaggtttttttaaatggattaaaagaactggattaaaagacctgaatattcagttttttattgatctaaaactttatttgagaattttttaatatgtttttagattttacaaaattatttttgaactaaaaactgaaaaaaaggattaaaaaatgacaattattgattcaaaagggaaaaaattagtagatttaatatacatccatactggattaaaagccctgaatgttcagtttttttatagatctaaaacaatgtttattttcggtatttttaaata includes:
- the kcnj14 gene encoding ATP-sensitive inward rectifier potassium channel 14, translating into MTAARVKRRFSAAVDGPVEDEEVMKLAQSAAEIAGGGTPPTRHVDGSAPGEARRLSVTEGESGEGARALCSDLKRGKGCSVGGRGVSSSSSSTTAGRRRRRPRKRFVDKDGRCNVALVNMSQRGRRYLSDLFTTCVDIRWRWMLVIFTLSFLLSWSLFGLAFWLIASAHGDLSSGRPEEEEEEPCFLQVDGFLAAFLFSLETQTSIGYGFRSVTERCPLAVAAVVLQCIVGCIIDAFIIGAVMAKMAKPKKRNQTLVFSETAVVALRDGKLCMMWRVGNLRKSHLVEAHVRAQLLKSRVTQEGEFLPLDNLDINVGFDTGTDRIFLVSPVTIAHEINDESPFFEMDRRMLESDTEMEVVVMLEGVVEGTSMTTQCRTSYLASEIQWGHRFEPVLFEKKDGYQVDYSFFHRTYEIPDTPLCSAKDLTELQSTKSSRSSLSYENELISPEEEQNGSLSGHLHFN